The Phocoena sinus isolate mPhoSin1 chromosome 12, mPhoSin1.pri, whole genome shotgun sequence genome includes a window with the following:
- the LOC116763234 gene encoding metallothionein-1E-like, protein MDSKCSCPTGGSCSCAGSCTCKACRCTSCKKSCCSCCPVGCAKCAQSCVCKGAWDKCNCCA, encoded by the coding sequence ATGGACTCCAAGTGCTCCTGCCCCACTGGCGGCTCCTGCAGCTGCGCTGGCTCCTGCACCTGCAAAGCCTGCAGATGCACCTCCTGCAAGAAGAGCTGCTGCTCCTGCTGCCCCGTGGGCTGTGCCAAGTGTGCCCAGAGCTGCGTCTGCAAAGGGGCCTGGGACAAGTGCAACTGCTGTGCCTGA